The nucleotide window GGACCTGGTCACCCACTTCCGCGAGATCGGCCCCGTCGACTCCGCGCGGCGGACGGTGCGCGTGGGGCCGGGCGCCACGCTGGCCGAGGTGAACGCGGCGGCCGCCCCGCACGGCCTGCACCTCCCCGTGGACCCCTCCAGCGCCGAGCGCGCCACCCTCGGCGGGATGATCGCCAACAACTCCGGCGGCGCGCACACCGTCCGCTACGGCTCCACCCGCGCCTGGGTCCAGTCGCTCGACGTGGTCCTGGCCGACGGGACGCGGGCGACGACGGTCCGCGGGAAGCGCGGCGAGCACCCCCGCCTGGCCGCCATCCTGGCGCGCGTGGCGGAGGCGGCCGCGCCGCGCCGGGCGGAGGTCGAGGCGCGCTGGCCGCGGGTGCGGAAGAACTCGTCCGGCTACGCGCTGAAGGATTGGCTGGCGAGCGGCGACGCGGTGGACCTGCTGGTGGGGAGCGAAGGGACGCTCGCGCTCACCGTCGGCGCGCAGCTGCGGCTGGCGCCGGTGCCGGCGGCGCGCGGGCTGGCGCTGCTGGAGTTCACCGACCTGGCCGCCGCGGGCGCCGCCGTGGAGCGCATCCTGGAGCTGGGCCCCGCCACCTGCGAGATGATCGACCGCACCTTCATCGACCTGGTGCGCGCGGGCGGCGCCGACCCCGGCTACCCCCTGCGCGAGGGGCTGGAGGCGATCCTGTTCGTGGAGATGGAGGGAGCGTCCGACGAGGAGGTGTGGGAGGACCTCAAGCGCCTGCGCGCGCACGTCTCCGGCGTGGCCGCCCGCGTGACGCTGGCGATGGACCGCGAGTCGCGGGAGCGCTTCTGGCGCGTGCGCCACGCCGCCAGCCCGCTGATCGCCCGGCTGGCGGGCGGGCGCGTGTCGATGCAGTTCATCGAAGACGGCGTGGTCCCCGTCGCCCGCCTGGCCGACTACGTCCGCCTGCTGCGCCGCGTGCTGGCCGCGCACGCGCTCCCCGCCGTCATCTTCGGCCACGCGGGCGACGGCAACCTGCACGTCAACCCGCTGGTCGACGTCGCGAAGCCGGGGTGGCGCGAGGAGGCGGAGGCCGTCGTGTGGGAGGTGGCCGAGGGAGTGGCCGCGCTGGGCGGGACGATGGCCGGCGAGCACGGCGACGGCCGCCTGCGCGCGCCCCTGCTCGAGACGATCTGGGGGCCGGAGCTCGCCGCCTGCTTCCGCGCCGTCAAGGACGCCTTCGACCCCGCCGGCATCCTCAACCCCGGCGTGATCCTCCCCCTCCCCGGCCAGCGCCCGCTGGACGGGGTGCGGTACTGATCCAGCGCCCGACCAAGACTTTCTCACACGGGAGTCAGCAGAGTCAGCGGAGGAGCTCCCCTGCTGACTCTGCTGACACTGCGTGAGGCCTGCCGTTTTCCGGGTTCTGACGAGACGGGGCTCCACCGGCCGCGGCGAAGGTCAACCCCCGCCGCCGCGGACGATCTTCGTGGTGGAGATGACCTGGCCGGTGTGGCGCTGGGTGTGCTCGGCGGCGTGGAAGAGGAGCCCCAGCACGTTGCTGGGGAGCTGCAGCCGGCCCACGCCGCGCGGGTCCAGGAGCGCGGAGGCCGGCGTGGCGCGGAGCTGCGCCAGCGCCCGGTCGACGGTCTCCGCCAACCCGCGCAGCAGTTCCGCGGCGTCGGGCGGCGGGTCGCCCGGGTCCTTCTCGCGCTCCAGCGCCCGCCGCTGCTCGTCGGAAAGCGCCTCGCCGCGCGCGTAGGTGAAGAGCCGGTCCAGGCTCCCGGCCGCGTGCATCACGTGGAAGCCGGCGGACGCCGCGCCCCCCGGCCGCGCCCACAGGTCCTCCGGCGGCAGGTCCGCCACCGCGCGCTCGATGTCTTCCCGCGCGCCCAGCAGCGCGTGCGCCACCGGCATCAGCAGCGGCTCGATCCCCTCGACCGGCCCGCGGAGCCACACCTCCGGCTGCGACATTCGTCCTCTCCTCGCTGATTCTGATTCACGCCAAATCCGGGATAGCCAACGGTGGGCGAAGCGAGCAGGCATCCGTGCCGCTACCGCGCCCGACCCACGTGGCAGGGTGAGAAGATTCTTCGGCCCTGCGGTCATTCGTGCCAATGCCGGTCCCCCGTGGCCGGGTCCCAGAACGACGGCGAGCGGACCCGGCCCACCCGTCGCGCGAAGCTCCGAAGCCCCTCCCCATGGAGTCCGGGGCGGGGGCTCCCCGCGGCGGCGCCGATGCCGGCCGAACGGACGGCCGTCTATCCCGCCCCCTCGCCCTCGATCCGCCGCCGGACGAGCTCCTCCAGCGCCCCGGACGTGTTGAGCGACGGGTCGTCCGTCACCGCCTCGAGCAGCCCGCGCAGGACCTCGCCCATCCGCGGCCCGGCGGGGAGCCCCAGCGCCCGCAGCTCCTCGCCGCCGATCGCCAGGTCGCCGATCTCCAGCGGCGCGCCCGAGCGCAGCTCCGCCTCCGCGCGGTCGGCCAGCGCCTGCGCCTCGCGCAGGCGCCCGGGGTCGGGGCGCGGGCGGCCGCGCGCGTTGG belongs to Longimicrobium sp. and includes:
- a CDS encoding FAD-linked oxidase C-terminal domain-containing protein — protein: MHRLPHEVKPDAAAWPAAGRLPLERAAAGEPVPSFRGELAWDEERRRPFGEASGILRALPDAVAVPRDAEDAAALVRWAAARRLALVPRGAGTGMPGGNVGAGVSVDLVTHFREIGPVDSARRTVRVGPGATLAEVNAAAAPHGLHLPVDPSSAERATLGGMIANNSGGAHTVRYGSTRAWVQSLDVVLADGTRATTVRGKRGEHPRLAAILARVAEAAAPRRAEVEARWPRVRKNSSGYALKDWLASGDAVDLLVGSEGTLALTVGAQLRLAPVPAARGLALLEFTDLAAAGAAVERILELGPATCEMIDRTFIDLVRAGGADPGYPLREGLEAILFVEMEGASDEEVWEDLKRLRAHVSGVAARVTLAMDRESRERFWRVRHAASPLIARLAGGRVSMQFIEDGVVPVARLADYVRLLRRVLAAHALPAVIFGHAGDGNLHVNPLVDVAKPGWREEAEAVVWEVAEGVAALGGTMAGEHGDGRLRAPLLETIWGPELAACFRAVKDAFDPAGILNPGVILPLPGQRPLDGVRY
- a CDS encoding DinB family protein, whose protein sequence is MSQPEVWLRGPVEGIEPLLMPVAHALLGAREDIERAVADLPPEDLWARPGGAASAGFHVMHAAGSLDRLFTYARGEALSDEQRRALEREKDPGDPPPDAAELLRGLAETVDRALAQLRATPASALLDPRGVGRLQLPSNVLGLLFHAAEHTQRHTGQVISTTKIVRGGGG